The DNA region TCGGCGACGGGCTGCGCGACGCGCTCGATCCGCGCCACGACTAAGGAGTCATGATGACCAAAGCGCTTGATTTTATGTCCGGTTACGAATCACGACGCCCGCCGATGCTGGGCCATAACGCCGTTGCCACGTCGCAGCCGCTGGCGGCGCAGGCGGGCATGAAGATGCTGCAGCTGGGTGGGAATGCCGTGGATGCGGCCATTGCCGCCGCGATGGCGCTCACGGTGGTCGAGCCGACCGGCAACGGGATCGGCAGCGACGCCTTCGCCATCGTCTGGGACGGTAAAAAGCTGTACGGCCTGAACGCGTCGGGCCGCTCGCCTGCCAGCTGGCACGCGGATCTGTTTGCCGGAAAAACGGCGGTACCGGAAATCGGCTGGGACGCGGTGACCGTGCCGGGCGCGGTATCCGGCTGGGTCGCGCTGGCGGAACGCTTCGGCACGCTGCCGCTGACTACCCTTGCGCAGCCGGCCATTGACTACGCGCGCAACGGTTTCCCGGTCTCGCCGCTGATTGGCCATCTCTGGCAGCGCGGCTATAGCAAGCTGAAAGATCAGCCCGGCTTCAGCGCCTGCTTCGCGCCGGAAGGCCGCGCCCCGCGCGTGGGGGAGATCTTCCGTAATCCGGCGCAGGCAAACTCGCTGGAGCTGATTGCGAAAACCAACGGTGACGCGTTTTACCGCGGCGAGCTGGCGCAGAAAATTGCCGCCTTCGCCAAAGAGCACGGCGCGCACCTGACGGCTGAGGATCTCGCCAGCCACCGCGTGGACTGGGTAGACCTGCTGTCGCGCGACTTCGCGGGCGGCTCGGTGCAGGAGCTGCCGCCAAACGGCCAGGGGATTGCTACGCTGATTGCGCTCGGCATTCTGGAGCAGTGCGGCATTGAGAAGCATCATCCGGATTCCGTTCAGTCTCTGCACCTGTCCATTGAGGCGATGAAGCTGGCGCTGGCGGATCTCGATCGCTACGTGGCGGACGAGGAGCATATGGCGTTCGCGGCAAAAGAGCTGCTGAGCGACCATTATCTGAAGGCGCGCGCGGCGCTTATCGATCGTGATAAGGCGTCCGATTTTTCCTACGGTTCCCCGACGCAGAGCGGCACGGTCTACATCAGCACCGCCGACGCCAGCGGGATGATGGTCTCGTTTATTCAGTCCAACTATATGGGCTTCGGTTCAGGGATTGTGGTGCCGGACACCGGGATCAGCCTGCAAAACCGGGGCTGTGGTTTTTCGCTGGATCCCAGTCACCCGAACGCGCTGGCGGGTAGCAAACGTCCGTTCCACACCATCATTCCGGGCTTTGCGATGGACGGCAACGGCCAGCCGCTGATGTCCTTCGGCGTAATGGGCGGCCCGATGCAGGCGCAGGGGCACATGCAGATGGCGCTGCGCATTATGCTGCACGGGCAAAACCCGCAGGCGGCAATCGATGCGCCGCGCTGGCGCGTGGTGCAGGGCAGGGAGGTGATCGTTGAATCGACCTTCGATCGCAATACGATCGCCGCGCTGCGCGAACGCGGACACCAGATCGTGGTGGAAGATCCGCTGCAGGATTATAACTTCGGCGGTGCGCAGGTGATTTACCGTCTGCCGGAAGGGCACTACGTGGCCGCGACGGAGAGCCGCAAGGACGGGCAGGCGCTCGTGAGTTAATACTTTATCCTCCCTCTCCCTTTGGGAGAGGGGCGGGGTGAGGGGACAATTTCACCCAATGCTAAAGGGATCCGCATCCTGCCACGCCGGAAACTTTTCCCGGTACTCCTTCAATGCCGTCAATGACAGCTCGGCATCAATGCGCGTTGCCTGATGCGGCTCGGCGGTGGCAATAATCTCGCCCTGAGGATTCACCACCCGGCTGTCGCCGCGATAGTGATGTCCGTTGCCGTCCGTCCCCACGCGGTTACAGCCCACCACGTACGCCTGGTTCTCAATCGCGCGCGCCACCAGCAGCGACTGCCAGTGCAGGGAGCGCGGGGCAGGCCAGTTGGCGACATACAGCGCCAGATCGTAATCGTTGCGGTTACGCGACCACACCGGGAAGCGCAGGTCGTAGCAGACCAGCGGCAGAATACGCCAGCCGCGCCACTCGAACACCACGCGCTCGTTACCCGCTTCATAGTGATGATGCTCATCCGCCATGCGGAACAGGTGGCGTTTATCGTAAAAATGCACCTTTCCTTCCGGCTCCACCAGCAGGAAACGGTTCACCGGCCCGCGTTCGGTCTGCAGGGCGGCGCTGCCCGCAATCAGCGCGTGGGTCTGCTGCGCTTTGGCATGCATCCACGCCACCACCTCATCCTGCGGCATTGACTGTTTTGCCGCTTCCATGGCGAAGCCGGTGGTGAACATCTCCGGCAGGACAATCACATCACGCCCGGTAATGCCTTCCAGTTGACGATCAAAGTGGCGCAGGTTGGCAGGGCCATCCATCCACACTAAAGGTTGCTGCAAAATCGAAATCTTCAAGCCAGGCACGATACAGACTCCTCAAACGACCCCTTTTTGACACTGTAGCACGTCATTACGAGAAAATGTGGCAATAAAAAACCCCGCGCGAGGCGGGGGTTGTCTAAGCGAAACGCGTTATGCCGCTTCAGGTTTGCGGTGCTTCTCCGGCAGCTTTACCGGCTGCGTCGCCAGCTCGTCCGGTTCGAAATCATCCACGTTAATGCTGCGCAGACGGCTCTCTTCGGCTTTCACCAGCAGAGCAGCTTCATCTTTATTGATAATGCCCCCGGCCAGCGCCTGTTTTGCCAGTTCGTCCAGACGGGTAAACGGTAGGTTTTTGCCCAGCTGTTTACAGATCTTCTGGTGAATTGGGTCGGCGGCCATCACGTCCAGCAGCGCCTCTTCCAGCAGACCCACCGGGTTATGTGGCGTAGGGGCCAGGTACTGACCGCGACCGATACGGGAGCGGGTTGCGCTCGGTACCTGCAGGATCTTCGCCACCTTGTGGTCCAGCTTGTCGGACGGCGCCAGATGGTGACGGCCGGTCGGGAAGATCACCGCGCGCAGCGCGCCCGCCACGAAGCGGTTCGGGAAGTTCGCCAGCAGATCGTCAATCGCCTGTTCTGCCTGATACATCGCATCCTGCACGCCCCAGTGAACCAGCGGCAGATCCGCTTCCTGACGGCCTTCATCGTCGTAGCGTTTCAGGACCGCAGAGGCCAGGAAGATCTGGCTCAGCACGTCGCCCAGACGGGCAGAGATACGTTCGCGACGCTTCAGGCTGCCGCCCAGCACCGCCATGGAAACGTCAGACAGCAGGGCCAGGTTGGCGCTCAGACGGTTCAGATGCTGATAATAACGTTTGGTTGCATCGCCGGTCGGCGTGGCGCTGGTAAGTCCGCGCGTCAGGCCCAGCCAGAAGCTGCGCACCTTGTTGCTGCCCACGTGACCGATATGTTTGAACAGCAGCTTATCGAAGGCATCCACGTCGTTGTTCTGGGCAGCGGCCATCTCTTCCAGCACGTACGGATGGCAGCGAATGGCGCCCTGACCGAAGATCATCATGCTGCGGGTCAGGATGTTTGCCCCTTCCACGGTGATGGCAATTGGTGCGCCCTGATAGCCGCGCGCCAGGAAGTTGCCTTCGCCGAGCATAATGCCTTTACCGCCCGCGATATCCATCGCGTCAATGATTGACTGCTGCGCACGGTGGGTACAGTGGTACTTCACGATTGCCGACAGCACGGCCGGTTTTTCGCCGAGCATAATGCCGTAGGTAATCAGCGTGGCGGCAGCGTCCATTACGTAGGCGTTGCCCGCGATACGCGCCAGCGGCTCTTCGATACCTTCCATCTTGCCGATGGAGATTTTGAACTGACGGCGGATGTGGGCGTAAGCACCAATCCCCATCGCCACCGACTTCAGACCGCCGGTTGAGTTCGACGGCAGGGTAATGCCGCGACCCACCGACAGACATTCCACCAGCATACGCCAGCCCTGGCCGGCCATTTTCGGGCCACCGATGATGTAGTCAATCGGTACAAAGATGTCCTGACCGCGGGTAGGACCGTTCTGGAACGGCACGTTCAGCGGGAAGTGACGGCGACCAATTTCAACGCCTGGGGTAGAGGTTGGGATCAGCGCACAGGTAATGCCCAGATCTTCTTCACCGCCCAGTAGTTTTTCCGGGTCAGAGAGCTTGAAGGCCAGACCCAGCACGGTGGCGATGGGTGCCAGCGTGATATAGCGCTTGTTCCAGGTCAGGCGCATGCCCAGCACCTGCTCGCCCTGCCACTCGCCCATGCAGACCACGCCGGTGTCAGGAATTGCGCCCGCATCGGAGCCTGCTTCCGGGCTGGTCAGCGCGAAGCACGGTATTTCCTGACCGCGCGCCAGACGCGGCAGGTAGTGATTTTTCTGCTCTTCGGTACCGTAATGCTGCAGCAGTTCGCCCGGGCCTAAGGAGTTAGGCACGCCAACGGTAATCGCCAGGATCCCGGAGACGCCCGACAGCTTTTGCAGTACGCGAGCCTGAGCGTAGGCGGAGAACTCCAGACCGCCGTACTCTTTCTTGATGATCATCGCAAAGAAGCGGTGCTCTTTCAGGTAAGCCCACAGTTCCGGCGGCAGATCGGCCATTTCATGGGTAATCGCGAAGTCGTTAGCCATGCGGCACGCTTCTTCTACCGGGCCGTCAATAAAGGCCTGCTCTTCGGCGGTCAGGCGCGGCTGCGGGTAGTTGTGCAGTTTTTTCCAGTCCGGGTTGCCCTGGAACAGGTCGCCTTCCCACCAGGTGGTGCCCGCATCAATCGCTTCTTTCTCAGTACGCGACATGGGCGGCATCACCTTGCGGAAGCCTTTAAACACCGGCGCGGAGATCATTGACTTACGCATCGGGGCCAGGTTAAACGGCAGAAGAATGATGGCAAGAGGGACTAAAAGCCAGATATTCCAAAGACCAGCGACGCCAAGCGCAGCCGTCCAGGCCAGAAGAATCAGGCTGCTCAGGAATAAACTTACGCGGTGATAGAACAGCACACCGAGCAGAACAACGGTTGCGAGAATGCTCAAAATCATCATAAAGAAAAGCTCCCTTGCTTGTAGGAGGTCTGACCACTTGTGATGATATGGTTGTAGTTGATGTCATTTCCTTTAGCAATGTGTTTACAAAATAATTACAACCTGGTTCACATTGTTTGCGTTTTAAGCGGCACGAAAAAGCAAAACGCCGGACGTTTCGCATGGCTTTAGCTTCTCGCTTTTCCCGCTATCCGGTACACTCCACTGTGTTATTTCATCAATACTGAAGGATTATCCTCATGTACCAGGATCTTATTCGTAACGAACTGAACGAAGCGGCGGAAACGCTGGCTAACTTTCTGAAAGATGATGCCAATATTCACGCTATTCAGCGCGCGGCGGTCCTGCTGGCCGACAGCTTCAAAGCGGGTGGCAAAGTGCTCTCCTGCGGTAACGGCGGTTCCCACTGCGATGCGATGCACTTCGCAGAAGAGCTGACCGGACGCTATCGCGAAAACCGCCCGGGCTACCCGGCGATTGCGATTTCCGACGTGAGCCACATCTCCTGCGTCGGCAACGACTTCGGTTACGACCATATTTTCTCCCGCTACGTTGAAGCGGTAGGCCGTGAAGGCGACGTGCTGCTGGGTATCTCTACCTCCGGTAACTCCGGCAACGTGATTAAGGCAATCGCCGCCGCGCGTGAAAAAGGGATGAAAGTCATCACCCTGACCGGGAAAGATGGCGGTAAGATGGACGGTACGGCGGATGTTGAAATTCGCGTTCCGCACTTCGGCTATGCTGACCGCATTCAGGAAATTCACATCAAAGTGATCCACATCCTGATCCAGCTGATCGAAAAAGAGATGGTTAAGTAAGACTTCGCTGGGGGGCACCGGTGCCCCCCGCAGTTGTGGAGTGGAGGTGATCTATGTGCGAACTGCTCGGGATGAGCGCCAATGTGCCAACCGATATCTGCTTTAGTTTCACCGGGCTGGTTCAGCGCGGTGGAGGAACCGGGCCGCATAAAGACGGCTGGGGCATTACCTTCTACGAAGGCAAAGGGTGTCGCACGTTCAAAGATCCACAGCCCAGCTTTAACTCACCGATTGCCAAACTGGTGCAGGACTACCCCATTAAGTCCCGCTCGGTGATTGCCCACATTCGCCAGGCAAACCGCGGCGAAGTGGCGCTGGAAAATACCCATCCGTTTACCCGTGAACTGTGGGGCCGTAACTGGACCTACGCGCACAACGGGCAACTGACGGGCTATAAGTCCCTGGAGACGGGCAACTTCCGTCCGGTTGGCGAAACCGACAGCGAAAAAGCCTTCTGCTGGCTGCTGCACAAGCTGACGGAGCGTTACCCCCGCACCCCAGGCAATATGGCCGCCGTGTTCAAATACATCGCGACGCTGGCATCTGAACTGCGTGAAAAAGGCGTGTTCAATATGCTCCTCTCTGACGGTCGCTATGTGATGGCGTTCTGTTCGACGAATCTGTTCTGGATCACCCGCCGCGCGCCGTTTGGCGTTGCGACGCTGCTCGATCAGGATGTGGAAATAGACTTTCAGAAGGAGACCACACCGAACGATGTGGTCACTGTTATCGCAACGCAGCCGCTGACGGGCAACGAAACCTGGCAAAAGATTATGCCAGGCGAGTGGGTGCTATTTTGTCTCGGGGATCGTGTAATTTGACGCCAGCTGTGGATGGACGACTTCGTGGCTCAGCGGTTTGCTGACCACGTAACGGCCATCCACAACCGAGACAACAGGCGGCTTGTGGGTCTGCTCAAAGTAGTCATAACCCGGCTTCAGCTGTTTCCAGAAATCCGCGTAGTAGGAGTACTTGTGACGCGCCATGTTGGCATCGGTCATGCGGAACGGATAGATGCTGACCTGAACGTTTGGCTGACCAAAGACCAGCGCGCCGGTGACAAACTGGAAAATCTCATCAATGCCGGAGTCGGTCATCGCATAACAGCCGATAGACACGCAGGCACCGTGAATCATCAGGTATTTACCTTCATAACCGTGAGCACGGTCATAGGCGTTCGGGAAGCCGATGTTAATGGCTTTATAGAAGCGGCTGTCAGGCTTGAGCTGGCTACGCTGAACGTTATAAAACCCTTCCGGACTTTTGAAATCGCCCTGACGCTGTTTTGGCCCCAGCCCGCCGGAGTAGTTACAAATTTTGTAACTATCAAGCAGCTGATATGTCTCGCCCATTTTCACAAACAGATCGAGAGTGCGCTCTTCCTTGAAGATTTGAATATAAACCGGCGATCCCATTAACTGCTGTTTATATTCCTTGCTGATCGGCGTCGTTGAGCTGTTACTGCTGAGCAGTCCGGCAAACGACATGCACGGAATCAGAAGCATCGCAATGAACAATGCGATTTTACGCATACTACTAGTTCCTTGATAAAACCATGACCAACTTGCCAGGACGGCAAAAGAGACCCGAAATCAGATTATTCTGTTAGGAGCGCTCACATTAGCACCGCCATAGATTTTCGCAAGAGCCGGGCGGTGAGTTTACAAATTAGTTTTACGTTATAAACCATCAAAATGGCGATGGCTCCAGGAACTTTGCGCATTAGCTCGCAATTTGGCGCGCGCGACGGCGGATTCCCTGCCCGTGAGAGGGGGAAAATGTTACACTTTGCGGCCACTGGATTGTTGTTCATGGAAACCTGCTAACCACATGTTTAAAATCAAAAAAGGACTTGATCTGCCGATTGCAGGCGTGCCAGCGCAGCACGTTTCGACAGGCGCAAGTGTCCGTCATGTCGCCATTTTGGGCGACGACTACCTCGGTATGCGTCCTTCAATGCTGGTACAGGAGGGCGATCGCGTTATCAAAGGGCAGGCGCTCTTTGAGGACAAAAAAAATCCCGGCGTGATGTTCACGGCCCCCGCGAGCGGCACCGTTGTGGCCATCAACCGTGGCGAACGGCGCGTTCTGCAGTCGGTGGTTATCCGCATTGAGGGCGATGAAAAGCGTG from Enterobacter chengduensis includes:
- a CDS encoding amidohydrolase encodes the protein MPGLKISILQQPLVWMDGPANLRHFDRQLEGITGRDVIVLPEMFTTGFAMEAAKQSMPQDEVVAWMHAKAQQTHALIAGSAALQTERGPVNRFLLVEPEGKVHFYDKRHLFRMADEHHHYEAGNERVVFEWRGWRILPLVCYDLRFPVWSRNRNDYDLALYVANWPAPRSLHWQSLLVARAIENQAYVVGCNRVGTDGNGHHYRGDSRVVNPQGEIIATAEPHQATRIDAELSLTALKEYREKFPAWQDADPFSIG
- the dpaA gene encoding peptidoglycan meso-diaminopimelic acid protein amidase, whose amino-acid sequence is MRKIALFIAMLLIPCMSFAGLLSSNSSTTPISKEYKQQLMGSPVYIQIFKEERTLDLFVKMGETYQLLDSYKICNYSGGLGPKQRQGDFKSPEGFYNVQRSQLKPDSRFYKAINIGFPNAYDRAHGYEGKYLMIHGACVSIGCYAMTDSGIDEIFQFVTGALVFGQPNVQVSIYPFRMTDANMARHKYSYYADFWKQLKPGYDYFEQTHKPPVVSVVDGRYVVSKPLSHEVVHPQLASNYTIPETK
- the fadE gene encoding acyl-CoA dehydrogenase FadE; translated protein: MMILSILATVVLLGVLFYHRVSLFLSSLILLAWTAALGVAGLWNIWLLVPLAIILLPFNLAPMRKSMISAPVFKGFRKVMPPMSRTEKEAIDAGTTWWEGDLFQGNPDWKKLHNYPQPRLTAEEQAFIDGPVEEACRMANDFAITHEMADLPPELWAYLKEHRFFAMIIKKEYGGLEFSAYAQARVLQKLSGVSGILAITVGVPNSLGPGELLQHYGTEEQKNHYLPRLARGQEIPCFALTSPEAGSDAGAIPDTGVVCMGEWQGEQVLGMRLTWNKRYITLAPIATVLGLAFKLSDPEKLLGGEEDLGITCALIPTSTPGVEIGRRHFPLNVPFQNGPTRGQDIFVPIDYIIGGPKMAGQGWRMLVECLSVGRGITLPSNSTGGLKSVAMGIGAYAHIRRQFKISIGKMEGIEEPLARIAGNAYVMDAAATLITYGIMLGEKPAVLSAIVKYHCTHRAQQSIIDAMDIAGGKGIMLGEGNFLARGYQGAPIAITVEGANILTRSMMIFGQGAIRCHPYVLEEMAAAQNNDVDAFDKLLFKHIGHVGSNKVRSFWLGLTRGLTSATPTGDATKRYYQHLNRLSANLALLSDVSMAVLGGSLKRRERISARLGDVLSQIFLASAVLKRYDDEGRQEADLPLVHWGVQDAMYQAEQAIDDLLANFPNRFVAGALRAVIFPTGRHHLAPSDKLDHKVAKILQVPSATRSRIGRGQYLAPTPHNPVGLLEEALLDVMAADPIHQKICKQLGKNLPFTRLDELAKQALAGGIINKDEAALLVKAEESRLRSINVDDFEPDELATQPVKLPEKHRKPEAA
- a CDS encoding gamma-glutamyltransferase family protein, with translation MTKALDFMSGYESRRPPMLGHNAVATSQPLAAQAGMKMLQLGGNAVDAAIAAAMALTVVEPTGNGIGSDAFAIVWDGKKLYGLNASGRSPASWHADLFAGKTAVPEIGWDAVTVPGAVSGWVALAERFGTLPLTTLAQPAIDYARNGFPVSPLIGHLWQRGYSKLKDQPGFSACFAPEGRAPRVGEIFRNPAQANSLELIAKTNGDAFYRGELAQKIAAFAKEHGAHLTAEDLASHRVDWVDLLSRDFAGGSVQELPPNGQGIATLIALGILEQCGIEKHHPDSVQSLHLSIEAMKLALADLDRYVADEEHMAFAAKELLSDHYLKARAALIDRDKASDFSYGSPTQSGTVYISTADASGMMVSFIQSNYMGFGSGIVVPDTGISLQNRGCGFSLDPSHPNALAGSKRPFHTIIPGFAMDGNGQPLMSFGVMGGPMQAQGHMQMALRIMLHGQNPQAAIDAPRWRVVQGREVIVESTFDRNTIAALRERGHQIVVEDPLQDYNFGGAQVIYRLPEGHYVAATESRKDGQALVS
- a CDS encoding class II glutamine amidotransferase, which gives rise to MCELLGMSANVPTDICFSFTGLVQRGGGTGPHKDGWGITFYEGKGCRTFKDPQPSFNSPIAKLVQDYPIKSRSVIAHIRQANRGEVALENTHPFTRELWGRNWTYAHNGQLTGYKSLETGNFRPVGETDSEKAFCWLLHKLTERYPRTPGNMAAVFKYIATLASELREKGVFNMLLSDGRYVMAFCSTNLFWITRRAPFGVATLLDQDVEIDFQKETTPNDVVTVIATQPLTGNETWQKIMPGEWVLFCLGDRVI
- the lpcA gene encoding D-sedoheptulose 7-phosphate isomerase, producing the protein MYQDLIRNELNEAAETLANFLKDDANIHAIQRAAVLLADSFKAGGKVLSCGNGGSHCDAMHFAEELTGRYRENRPGYPAIAISDVSHISCVGNDFGYDHIFSRYVEAVGREGDVLLGISTSGNSGNVIKAIAAAREKGMKVITLTGKDGGKMDGTADVEIRVPHFGYADRIQEIHIKVIHILIQLIEKEMVK